A genomic window from Anthonomus grandis grandis chromosome 2, icAntGran1.3, whole genome shotgun sequence includes:
- the LOC126747080 gene encoding UDP-N-acetylhexosamine pyrophosphorylase-like protein 1 — translation MEGLEEMKKLLEECDQSHILKFWNELNEAQQKSFLGRLRTIDFKRALEMWQKAQQDSSAPEKLTTDDLAPINVQVERSLPHSTIEQYRNIGLEEISKGSVAVIVLAGGQGTRLGMPYPKGMCPTGIPSGKTLFQIQAQRIQRLMELAKERTGEKGVIHWYLMTSQATHLLTEKYLQQNKFFDLNKENVTLFKQCLVPIFDLEGKIMLEERDDVALAPDGNGGIYRALHENGLLEEMEKKGIKYVHVHSVDNILIKVADPVFLGKCIQDQVDCGLKVIQKIEPTEPLGLVVKLRDQVQVVEYSELPYATASLKSPDNEQELLFNAGNICNHFFTVEFLKRVAIHHENDLKIHVAKKICIALGPDGDKMRPPLTPNCIKLEKFIFDAVSFSKNLMVWQVDRNQEFSPVKNSDFASQDNFVTAKRDLLALHKTWVENMGGKCQGDGVEVSPLLSYDGEGLSKVKGKEYMNEEVILSEIEEKQQERWG, via the exons ATGGAGGGGCTCGAGGAGATGAAAAAGCTCCTGGAGGAGTGCGACCAGAGTCACATATTAAAGTTCTGGAACGAGTTGAATGAGGCCCAACAGAAAAGTTTCCTCGGAAGACTGCGGACCATCGACTTTAAAAGAGCCCTGGAAATGTGGCAGAAAGCGCAACAAGACTCTAGTGCACCCGAAAAACTGACCACAGATGACTTGGCACCCATCAATGTACAG GTTGAGAGGTCATTACCACACAGTACTATAGAGCAATATAGAAATATTGGATTGGAGGAGATATCCAAGGGTTCTGTTGCTGTGATTGTGTTAGCTGGGGGTCAAGGAACTCGATTAGGTATGCCTTATCCTAAAGGCATGTGTCCTACAGGAATACCCTCAG GAAAAACTCTATTCCAAATTCAAGCACAAAGGATCCAAAGGCTAATGGAATTAGCAAAAGAAAGAACTG gAGAAAAGGGTGTGATACATTGGTACTTAATGACAAGTCAAGCTACTCATTTACTAACAGAAAAATATctgcaacaaaacaaattttttgatttaaataaggaaaatgtGACCTTATTCAAGCAGTGTCTCGTACCAATTTTTGATTTGGAGGGCAAAATAATGTTGGAAGAAAGGGATGATGTGGCATTGGCCCCAGATG GTAATGGAGGGATATACAGGGCTTTACATGAAAATGGTTTATTAGAAGAGATGGAAAAGAAAGGCATCAAATATGTCCATGTCCATAGTGtggataatattcttattaaagtAGCTGATCCAGTTTTCTTAGGAAAATGTATTCAGGACCAAGTGGATTGTG GACTAAAAGTGATTCAAAAGATAGAACCAACTGAACCCTTAGGTCTAGTAGTAAAACTCCGAGACCAAGTGCAAGTAGTCGAATACAGTGAACTGCCCTACGCAACCGCATCCCTAAAATCACCCGACAACGAACAGGAACTTCTATTCAATGCAGGCAACATCTGCAACCACTTTTTCACCGTCGAATTCTTGAAAAGGGTCGCCATACACCACGAAAACGACCTTAAAATCCACGTGGCCAAGAAAATCTGTATCGCTTTGGGACCGGACGGGGACAAAATGCGCCCCCCATTAACCCCCAACTGTATCAAATTGGAAAAGTTTATCTTTGACGCGGTCAGTTTCAGTAAAAATTTGATGGTGTGGCAAGTGGACCGTAACCAAGAGTTTTCCCCGGTAAAAAATAGCGATTTCGCCAGTCAAGATAATTTTGTAACAGCTAAAAGGGACTTACTGGCTTTACATAAGACTTGGGTGGAGAATATGGGCGGCAAGTGTCAAGGGGATGGGGTGGAAGTATCGCCGTTGCTGAGTTACGATGGTGAAGGACTGAGTAAAGTTAAAGGGAAAGAGTATATGAACGAGGAGGTGATTTTGAGTGAAATTGAGGAAAAACAGCAGGAGAGGTGGGGTTAG